A genomic window from Sulfurospirillum multivorans DSM 12446 includes:
- a CDS encoding ATP-binding protein, with translation MKPWLFLFLWCMFTLSLEAASKHILLLHSYNKGIRWSDHLSQGVEDVLAPFKEYQLTTEYMDTKKNEDPEYLILLYNLFVAKLKYQQFDAVIAADDFAVKFVLNNKDKLFPNVPIFFCGIEKSMPGVDVERIKQEKIPLVFESKEVAINMQFLKHVMPHLKNVYIISDKTKDSMSINSIFQEEAQKLEAQGIHTTINLEGDLEKITDDLAHLPPHSAVMLGTLLRDNHGNYIPYYKVSDVINTSLAPVFAASDVLLSEGIIGGYLLRGYTNGVAVAKLTLAYLDGQKIDTSKPLVVPSEWIFDYRMLQKYNIDGSMLPKEATIINPPKSFFEEHRQLVEYAFIFFPFILISLILAIINIYQRQRMEKKLAAQSYLEQVLLNNIRSSIFWIDIKGYIKGCNDSFCTMVGLSLDQIVGRSICDVFTILCHMPTKEQLFELQEIEFMRQERTYRLRSQIFLDEDGKNGGIVAVITDVTEKKQLEINTQFIIQQSKLAEIGEMLSAIVHQWKVPLVELSAVAHKMHHYDQKGKLTSNDIQKFYGVIMSQTIYMGETIDGFRDFIRPSNEPKAFDIDQGIKDVLALLSYSMKYDSIEVKYTNHLTKSNILWGYPNEFKQVIVNIINNAKDAILEEKVKALVTKGHIHIDLYEFDESVGVFIRDNGIGISQEILLNLFQPFFTTKTKGDGFGLYMAKLIIESKMNGKITLKPLTQGVQVCIELPREKEKSYENLIA, from the coding sequence ATGAAACCATGGTTGTTTCTTTTTTTATGGTGTATGTTTACACTAAGCCTTGAGGCCGCTAGTAAACATATTTTGCTTTTACACTCTTATAATAAAGGTATTCGTTGGAGTGATCATCTCTCTCAAGGTGTTGAAGATGTTTTAGCCCCTTTTAAAGAGTATCAGCTCACAACGGAGTATATGGATACCAAAAAGAATGAAGATCCTGAATATTTGATTCTTCTTTACAATTTATTTGTTGCAAAACTTAAATATCAACAGTTTGATGCCGTGATTGCTGCTGATGATTTTGCCGTAAAATTTGTTTTAAATAATAAAGATAAACTTTTCCCAAATGTTCCTATCTTCTTTTGTGGTATTGAAAAAAGTATGCCTGGTGTTGATGTAGAGCGTATTAAACAAGAAAAAATCCCTCTTGTTTTTGAGAGTAAAGAAGTTGCAATTAATATGCAGTTTTTAAAACATGTTATGCCGCACTTAAAAAATGTTTATATTATTAGCGACAAAACTAAAGATTCTATGTCTATCAATTCTATTTTCCAAGAAGAAGCACAAAAATTAGAAGCACAGGGTATTCATACAACCATTAATTTAGAGGGAGATCTTGAAAAAATAACTGATGATCTTGCCCATTTACCTCCTCATAGTGCAGTGATGTTAGGGACTTTACTGCGTGACAATCATGGGAATTATATTCCTTATTACAAAGTAAGTGATGTGATTAACACTTCTTTGGCACCTGTATTTGCCGCTAGTGATGTTTTGCTTTCTGAAGGAATTATTGGTGGTTATTTATTGCGTGGATATACCAATGGTGTCGCTGTTGCTAAATTGACCTTAGCATATCTTGATGGTCAAAAAATAGATACATCAAAACCGCTTGTTGTACCCTCGGAATGGATATTTGATTATAGGATGCTTCAAAAATATAACATTGATGGATCAATGCTCCCAAAAGAAGCTACGATTATTAACCCACCCAAAAGTTTTTTTGAAGAGCACAGACAGCTTGTCGAGTATGCGTTTATCTTTTTCCCCTTTATCTTAATTTCACTTATCTTGGCCATCATTAACATCTATCAGCGCCAAAGGATGGAAAAAAAATTAGCTGCACAAAGTTATTTGGAACAAGTCCTTTTGAATAACATTCGAAGTTCCATTTTCTGGATTGATATCAAAGGGTACATCAAAGGATGTAATGACTCTTTTTGTACCATGGTGGGACTTTCACTTGATCAAATAGTTGGGCGTAGTATTTGCGATGTTTTCACGATCTTGTGTCATATGCCCACAAAAGAGCAACTTTTTGAACTTCAAGAGATTGAATTTATGCGGCAAGAGCGAACCTATCGATTGCGTAGTCAAATTTTTCTCGATGAAGATGGCAAAAATGGTGGTATTGTTGCAGTCATCACCGATGTGACAGAAAAAAAACAACTTGAAATCAATACCCAGTTTATCATCCAACAATCAAAACTTGCCGAAATTGGGGAGATGCTCTCAGCCATCGTCCATCAATGGAAAGTACCTTTGGTTGAACTCTCAGCAGTTGCTCATAAAATGCACCATTATGATCAAAAAGGAAAACTTACCAGTAACGACATTCAAAAATTTTATGGGGTAATTATGTCTCAAACGATTTATATGGGCGAGACAATTGATGGATTTCGTGATTTTATACGGCCTTCCAATGAGCCAAAAGCCTTTGATATTGACCAAGGTATCAAGGATGTTCTTGCGTTGCTATCCTATTCCATGAAGTATGACTCCATTGAAGTGAAGTATACAAATCATCTCACTAAAAGTAATATACTTTGGGGATACCCTAATGAATTTAAACAGGTTATTGTCAATATCATTAACAACGCGAAAGATGCGATTTTAGAAGAAAAAGTAAAAGCGCTTGTAACCAAAGGCCATATACACATTGATTTATACGAATTTGATGAAAGTGTTGGTGTTTTTATACGAGATAATGGTATTGGTATAAGTCAAGAGATATTACTCAACCTTTTTCAGCCCTTTTTTACGACAAAAACGAAAGGCGATGGATTTGGTTTGTATATGGCAAAGCTCATTATTGAAAGCAAAATGAACGGTAAAATCACATTAAAGCCTTTAACTCAAGGTGTGCAGGTGTGTATTGAGCTTCCAAGAGAGAAGGAGAAGAGCTATGAAAATCTTATTGCTTGA